The following are encoded together in the Juglans microcarpa x Juglans regia isolate MS1-56 chromosome 2D, Jm3101_v1.0, whole genome shotgun sequence genome:
- the LOC121249216 gene encoding PTI1-like tyrosine-protein kinase At3g15890, whose product MICRCFCCISKEEQSEISVSNNIRDYPWEMYSLNELLHATKNFHQDNKIGEGGFGSVYWGRTSKGVEVAVKRLKTISAKTEMEFSVEVEILGRVRHKNLLSLRGFYAGGDERLIVYDYMLNHSLVTHLHGHLAEDCLLDWPRRMSIAIGSAEGLAYLHHESSPHIIHRDIKASNVLLDAEFEAKVADFGFAKLIPDGVTHLTTRVKGTLGYLAPEYAMWGKVSERCDVYSFGILLLEIISAKKPLEKLPGGVKRDIVQWVTPYVQKGALNHIADPRMKGKFDREQLNSAVMIALRCTDSSPENRPGMIQVVELLKGVVGRSKKEAYYEDDMADEDDNIEEKNKTDTYIYEDFGVEPSDDVGTTWVKPKIK is encoded by the exons ATGATCTGCAGATGCTTTTGTTGCATCTCCAAAGAAGAGCAATCGGAGATCAG TGTAAGCAATAATATTAGGGATTATCCATGGGAAATGTACTCTCTCAACGAGCTTCTTCATGCAACAAAAAACTTCCATCAGGATAATAAGATTGGCGAAGGCGGGTTCGGAAGTGTTTATTGGGGTCGAACAAGTAAAGGCGTTGAG GTAGCTGTAAAACGATTAAAAACAATAAGTGCAAAGACAGAGATGGAGTTTTCTGTGGAAGTTGAAATTCTTGGACGGGTGAGGCATAAGAATCTCTTGAGTTTGAGGGGGTTTTATGCTGGTGGGGATGAGAGGCTGATTGTCTATGATTACATGCTTAATCATAGCTTGGTCACCCATCTGCATGGTCACCTCGCTGAAGATTGCCTGCTAGATTGGCCTCGGAGGATGAGCATAGCCATTGGATCAGCAGAAGGTTTAGC GTACTTGCACCATGAGTCCAGTCCTCATATAATTCACCGAGACATAAAGGCAAGTAATGTCCTCTTAGACGCTGAATTTGAAGCAAAAGTTGCTGATTTTGGTTTTGCAAAGCTAATACCGGATGGTGTTACTCATCTGACTACTAGAGTGAAGGGAACTCTAGGATATCTAGCTCCTGAATATGCCATGTGGGGGAAGGTTTCCGAGAGGTGTGATGTCTATAGCTTTGGCATTTTATTGTTAGAGATTATCAGTGCGAAAAAGCCATTAGAAAAACTCCCAGGTGGTGTCAAGCGTGATATTGTGCAATGGGTGACGCCATATGTCCAAAAGGGTGCTCTAAATCATATTGCTGACCCAAGGATGAAGGGCAAGTTCGATAGAGAACAACTAAACTCGGCTGTCATGATTGCATTGAGATGCACAGATAGCAGCCCAGAAAACAGGCCTGGCATGATACAAGTGGTGGAGTTGCTCAAGGGTGTTGTTGGGAGGAGTAAGAAAGAGGCATATTATGAGGATGACATGGCTGACGAAGACGATAatattgaagaaaagaacaagacTGATACCTATATTTATGAAGACTTTGGAGTGGAACCATCTGATGATGTGGGAACCACATGGGTCAAGCcgaaaattaaatga